One Spinacia oleracea cultivar Varoflay chromosome 4, BTI_SOV_V1, whole genome shotgun sequence DNA segment encodes these proteins:
- the LOC110783243 gene encoding molybdopterin synthase catalytic subunit-like has product MQNIKAAIGFYMPKSIHHYPANFVRANFKLFQMSEEKTLIEILEENNPIDIVKYMNFVRAPECGAIATFSGTTRDTFDGKTVVTLRYEAYVPMAIRCIKSICTSAREIWNLNLIVVAHCLGPVPVGETSVFIATSSVHRVDALDACQYLIDELKATVPIWKKEVYANGEVWKENSEFLERRSELSENFRPRPLNRSSEKKGCCGTKVRVDEERSNKKSNENTGINQ; this is encoded by the coding sequence ATGCAGAACATAAAAGCTGCAATAGGGTTTTACATGCCAAAATCCATTCATCATTATCCAGCAAACTTTGTACGTGCGAATTTCAAGCTCTTTCAAATGTCTGAGGAAAAAACACTTATCGAAATACTCGAGGAGAACAACCCAATTGACATAGTTAAGTACATGAACTTTGTACGTGCTCCTGAATGTGGCGCTATAGCGACTTTTTCTGGTACAACGCGTGACACATTTGACGGAAAAACCGTTGTAACACTAAGATACGAAGCATATGTTCCTATGGCAATCCGCTGTATCAAATCCATATGTACTTCAGCTCGAGAAATATGGAATTTAAACTTAATTGTTGTGGCTCACTGTTTAGGCCCTGTCCCCGTTGGTGAAACAAGCGTTTTTATTGCCACGTCATCTGTTCATCGGGTTGATGCATTAGATGCTTGTCAGTACTTGATTGATGAACTTAAGGCAACAGTACCAATTTGGAAGAAGGAAGTTTATGCAAATGGTGAGGTTTGGAAGGAGAATTCGGAGTTCTTGGAGAGGAGGTCCGAGCTTAGTGAGAACTTCCGGCCCCGCCCGTTGAACAGGTCTAGTGAGAAGAAGGGTTGTTGTGGTACCAAGGTTAGGGTGGATGAAGAAAGAAGTAACAAGAAAAGTAATGAAAATACAGGAATAAACCAGTAG